A genomic stretch from Vibrio coralliilyticus includes:
- the mltF gene encoding membrane-bound lytic murein transglycosylase MltF, protein MKKHYLNCWTSISALLFAVLMLSGCQIESEPKSDLDQIRERGVLRVGTLNNQLSYYIGPDGPAGLDYELAREFANELGVQLEMKPAYRISSLYPALAKGEIDIIAAGLTQSAERMERFRPGPAYYYVSQQVVYKKGQWRPRNLEQLLSKQPDQIEGEDDQPTLKIVSDSHVKQTLNAIKQEAYPDFAFEIDPEAEVSDLLKQVSDGDLMFTIADSVEVSLSQRIYPDIALAFELTEDQPISWFVRRSEDESLYALMIEFFGYTKQSGHLASLEEKYIGHIGSFDYVDTRAFIRALDSKLPKWSPLFKKYSEEFDWRLVAALAYQESHWNPRAKSPTGVRGMMMLTLPTAKSVGVTNRLDPKQSVRGGVDYLRRMVSRIPDSVDDHEKIWFALASYNVGYGHMMDARRLTKRQGGNPDSWADVKDRLPLLRQKKYYSQTRYGYARGDEARNYVENIRRYYQSIIGHVEQQTADNSDISIDDLAVIEVPESSVSSASASSAAAPTNQE, encoded by the coding sequence ATGAAGAAGCATTACTTGAACTGTTGGACATCAATTAGCGCCTTGCTGTTTGCTGTATTGATGTTATCCGGCTGTCAAATTGAATCAGAGCCTAAAAGTGATTTAGACCAAATACGCGAGCGTGGCGTATTGCGTGTCGGCACCTTGAACAATCAGTTGTCTTACTATATTGGTCCCGATGGCCCTGCGGGATTGGATTATGAACTGGCTCGTGAGTTTGCCAATGAGCTAGGCGTACAACTGGAAATGAAGCCGGCCTACCGAATCTCATCGCTCTACCCTGCACTGGCCAAAGGCGAAATTGATATTATTGCTGCTGGCTTAACTCAATCTGCTGAGCGTATGGAGCGATTCCGTCCCGGCCCTGCTTATTATTATGTCAGCCAACAAGTGGTCTACAAAAAGGGCCAATGGCGACCACGTAATTTAGAACAGCTTCTCAGTAAACAACCTGATCAAATTGAAGGGGAAGATGATCAACCTACCCTAAAAATCGTTAGTGATTCACATGTGAAGCAGACTCTGAACGCCATAAAGCAAGAAGCCTATCCTGACTTTGCATTTGAAATAGATCCTGAAGCGGAGGTAAGCGATCTCCTTAAACAGGTATCTGATGGTGATCTGATGTTCACTATCGCCGATTCCGTCGAAGTATCCCTATCGCAGCGAATCTACCCTGATATTGCATTAGCCTTTGAACTCACAGAAGATCAACCCATCTCTTGGTTTGTTCGCCGTTCAGAAGATGAAAGCTTATATGCATTGATGATTGAATTCTTTGGTTACACCAAACAATCAGGCCATCTCGCCTCACTTGAAGAAAAATATATTGGTCATATCGGCAGCTTTGATTATGTTGACACACGCGCATTTATCCGTGCCCTTGACTCCAAACTGCCTAAATGGTCACCGTTATTTAAAAAATATTCTGAAGAGTTTGACTGGCGTTTAGTGGCTGCGTTGGCTTATCAAGAGTCACACTGGAATCCCCGAGCTAAGTCCCCAACGGGTGTTCGTGGCATGATGATGCTGACATTACCCACCGCTAAAAGCGTCGGGGTCACAAACCGACTTGACCCTAAGCAATCAGTACGAGGAGGCGTAGACTACTTGCGTCGTATGGTTTCTCGTATACCCGATTCTGTCGATGACCATGAAAAAATCTGGTTTGCTCTCGCTTCTTACAATGTTGGCTACGGTCATATGATGGACGCAAGGAGACTAACCAAAAGACAAGGGGGCAATCCGGATTCATGGGCCGATGTAAAAGATCGCTTGCCATTACTACGCCAGAAAAAATACTACAGCCAGACTCGATATGGCTACGCTCGCGGTGATGAAGCAAGAAACTACGTCGAGAACATTCGCCGTTATTACCAAAGTATTATCGGTCATGTGGAGCAACAAACGGCAGATAATAGCGACATCAGTATAGACGACCTTGCCGTCATCGAAGTGCCGGAAAGTTCAGTCTCTTCAGCTTCAGCCAGCTCAGCGGCAGCACCAACAAATCAAGAGTAA
- the purL gene encoding phosphoribosylformylglycinamidine synthase encodes MRIFRGSPALSEFRVNKLLELCRELSLPVTGIYAEFTHFADLTADLDASEVEKLEKLLTYGPTIEEHEPTGLLLLVTPRPGTISPWSSKSTDIANNCGLDKVVRLERGTAYYVETSAELTELQLVELKAIIHDRMMEVVFADFDSANALFQVAEPAPVADVDLLSGGRAALENANVTLGLALADDEIEYLYDAFVNKLDRNPTDIELMMFAQANSEHCRHKIFNADWTIDGIKQEKSLFKMIKNTFETTPDNVLSAYKDNAAVMVGSEVGRFFPNPETRQYGYNQEKAHILMKVETHNHPTAISPWPGASTGSGGEIRDEGATGIGGKPKAGLVGFTTSNLRIPGFEQPWETDFGKPGRIVNALDIMLEGPLGGAAFNNEFGRPNLLGYFRTYEEKVNSHAGEEVRGYHKPIMIAGGMGNIRDEHVQKKEIPVGASLIVLGGPAMNIGLGGGAASSMASGQSAEDLDFASVQRENPEMERRCQEVIDRCWQLGEQNPIAFIHDVGAGGISNALPELVDDGERGGIFQLRDVPNDEPGMSPLEIWCNESQERYVMAVAPENMEVFDAICKRERAPYAVVGVATEERELKLEDSHFDNTPIDMPMDVLLGKTPKMHRDAKTLKANNPAVNRDGIELNEAVDRVLRLPTVAEKTFLITIGDRTVTGLVARDQMVGPWQVPVANCAVTAASYDTYHGEAMSMGERTPVALLDFGASARLAVGEAITNIAATNIGDIKHIKLSANWMSPAGHPGEDAGLYEAVKAVGEELCPALGLTIPVGKDSMSMKTKWEENGEQKEVTSPLSLIITAFARVEDVRKTITPQLRTDKGNTSLVLIDLGNGQNRLGATALAQVYKQLGDKPADVDNAAQLKGFYEGVQALVANDQVVAYHDKGDGGLFVTLAEMAFAGHCGVKANIEALGDDALAVLFNEELGAVLQVKNDDLDAVLSTLAANGLEACSHVIGSVEASDELVITSGETVVLERNRTELRTIWAETTHKMQALRDNPACADQEHEAKKDNSDPGLNVKLSFDVNEDIAAPYIAKGAKPKMAILREQGVNSHVEMAAAFDRAGFEATDIHMSDILTGQAVLEEYQGLVACGGFSYGDVLGAGEGWAKSILFNEQARNQFQGFFQREDTFSLGVCNGCQMLSNLKELIPGADLWPRFVRNESERFEARFSLVEVQKSDSVFFDGMAGSRMPIAVSHGEGRVEVRDADHLAAIEASGTVAVRYVDNHGNPTQQYPNNPNGSPNAITGLTTQDGRVTIMMPHPERVFRTVANSWSPEGWGENGAWMRMFQNARKNVG; translated from the coding sequence ATGAGAATTTTTCGTGGCTCCCCAGCTCTATCTGAATTTCGTGTTAACAAGCTTCTAGAGCTTTGTCGTGAATTGAGCTTGCCAGTAACAGGTATTTACGCTGAATTTACCCACTTTGCTGATCTAACGGCAGATCTAGACGCATCTGAAGTTGAGAAGTTAGAAAAGTTACTGACTTACGGTCCAACTATTGAAGAGCATGAGCCAACTGGTCTGCTGCTTCTAGTTACGCCTCGTCCAGGCACTATCTCTCCTTGGTCATCAAAATCGACAGACATCGCAAATAACTGTGGTCTGGACAAGGTGGTTCGTCTTGAGCGTGGTACAGCGTACTACGTTGAAACATCTGCAGAGCTAACTGAGCTTCAATTGGTTGAGCTAAAAGCAATTATCCACGATCGCATGATGGAAGTGGTTTTTGCTGACTTTGACTCAGCGAATGCACTTTTCCAAGTGGCAGAGCCAGCACCTGTAGCTGACGTTGACCTACTTTCTGGTGGTCGTGCTGCGCTTGAAAACGCAAACGTTACCCTAGGTCTTGCACTTGCAGACGATGAAATTGAATACCTTTACGATGCGTTCGTAAATAAGCTCGATCGTAACCCAACAGACATCGAGCTAATGATGTTCGCCCAGGCGAACTCAGAGCACTGTCGTCACAAGATCTTCAACGCAGACTGGACTATCGACGGCATTAAGCAAGAGAAGTCTCTGTTCAAGATGATCAAAAACACATTCGAAACGACACCAGATAACGTGCTGTCCGCTTACAAAGATAACGCAGCAGTAATGGTCGGTTCAGAGGTTGGTCGTTTCTTCCCGAATCCAGAAACTCGCCAGTACGGTTACAACCAAGAGAAAGCCCATATTCTAATGAAGGTGGAAACGCACAACCACCCAACGGCTATTTCTCCATGGCCGGGCGCATCTACAGGTTCTGGTGGTGAAATCCGCGACGAAGGCGCAACAGGTATTGGCGGTAAGCCAAAAGCCGGTCTTGTTGGATTTACGACTTCTAACCTACGTATTCCTGGTTTTGAACAGCCATGGGAAACAGACTTCGGTAAGCCTGGCCGCATTGTTAACGCACTAGATATCATGCTAGAAGGCCCATTGGGTGGCGCGGCGTTTAACAACGAATTTGGTCGTCCTAACCTACTAGGTTACTTCCGTACTTACGAAGAAAAAGTGAACTCTCACGCTGGTGAAGAGGTTCGTGGTTACCACAAACCAATCATGATTGCTGGTGGTATGGGTAACATCCGTGACGAGCACGTACAGAAGAAAGAGATCCCAGTCGGTGCAAGCCTAATCGTTCTTGGCGGTCCTGCAATGAACATCGGTCTTGGCGGTGGTGCTGCTTCTTCAATGGCATCTGGTCAATCAGCTGAAGACCTAGATTTCGCTTCAGTACAGCGTGAAAACCCAGAGATGGAGCGTCGCTGTCAGGAAGTGATCGACCGTTGTTGGCAGCTTGGTGAACAGAACCCAATCGCATTCATCCACGATGTAGGTGCGGGCGGTATCTCTAACGCACTTCCTGAGCTTGTAGACGATGGCGAGCGTGGTGGTATCTTCCAACTGCGTGACGTACCAAACGACGAGCCGGGCATGAGCCCACTTGAGATCTGGTGTAACGAATCTCAAGAGCGTTACGTAATGGCAGTTGCGCCAGAGAACATGGAAGTATTCGATGCGATCTGTAAGCGTGAACGTGCACCATACGCAGTCGTAGGTGTGGCAACAGAAGAGCGTGAACTGAAACTTGAAGATTCACACTTCGACAACACGCCAATTGACATGCCAATGGATGTGCTTCTTGGTAAGACGCCTAAGATGCACCGTGATGCGAAAACGCTAAAAGCAAACAACCCGGCGGTTAACCGTGACGGCATCGAGCTGAACGAAGCCGTGGATCGCGTTCTACGCCTTCCAACGGTTGCAGAAAAAACATTCCTTATTACTATCGGTGACCGCACCGTTACTGGCCTTGTTGCACGTGACCAAATGGTTGGCCCTTGGCAGGTTCCAGTAGCTAACTGCGCAGTAACCGCAGCAAGCTACGACACTTACCACGGTGAAGCGATGTCGATGGGTGAGCGCACACCAGTTGCTCTACTAGATTTCGGTGCTTCAGCTCGTCTAGCGGTGGGTGAGGCAATCACGAACATCGCAGCGACTAACATCGGTGATATCAAACACATTAAACTGTCTGCAAACTGGATGTCTCCAGCTGGCCACCCGGGCGAAGACGCAGGTCTTTACGAAGCGGTGAAAGCGGTGGGTGAAGAGCTATGTCCAGCACTTGGTCTGACTATCCCCGTGGGTAAAGACTCAATGTCGATGAAGACCAAGTGGGAAGAGAATGGCGAACAGAAAGAAGTAACGTCTCCGCTATCTCTAATCATCACGGCGTTTGCTCGTGTTGAAGATGTTCGTAAGACAATCACACCTCAGCTTCGCACAGATAAAGGCAATACTAGCCTTGTCCTAATCGACCTAGGTAACGGTCAAAACCGTCTAGGTGCAACGGCTCTAGCACAGGTTTACAAGCAGCTTGGTGATAAGCCAGCAGACGTAGATAACGCAGCCCAGCTAAAAGGTTTCTACGAAGGCGTTCAAGCACTTGTTGCGAACGATCAAGTCGTGGCTTACCACGATAAGGGCGATGGCGGTCTATTCGTTACTCTTGCTGAGATGGCATTCGCAGGTCACTGTGGTGTTAAAGCGAATATTGAAGCACTAGGTGACGACGCTCTAGCAGTTCTATTTAACGAAGAGTTAGGCGCAGTGCTTCAGGTTAAGAATGACGACCTAGATGCTGTACTTTCAACGCTAGCTGCAAACGGCCTTGAGGCATGTTCACACGTAATCGGTTCTGTAGAAGCGTCTGACGAGCTGGTGATCACTTCTGGTGAGACAGTGGTTCTAGAGCGTAACCGTACTGAACTACGTACTATCTGGGCTGAGACAACGCATAAGATGCAAGCTCTACGTGATAACCCAGCATGTGCTGACCAAGAGCACGAAGCGAAGAAAGACAATTCTGACCCAGGTCTGAACGTTAAACTAAGCTTCGATGTAAACGAAGACATTGCAGCACCTTACATTGCTAAAGGTGCTAAACCTAAGATGGCAATTCTGCGTGAGCAGGGTGTTAACTCTCACGTTGAAATGGCAGCAGCGTTTGACCGTGCAGGCTTTGAAGCAACTGATATTCACATGAGCGATATCCTAACTGGTCAAGCCGTTCTAGAAGAGTACCAAGGCCTAGTGGCTTGTGGTGGTTTCTCTTACGGTGACGTACTAGGCGCAGGTGAAGGTTGGGCGAAATCTATCTTGTTCAACGAGCAAGCTCGTAACCAGTTCCAAGGCTTCTTCCAGCGTGAAGATACCTTCTCTCTAGGTGTGTGTAACGGCTGTCAGATGCTATCAAACCTGAAAGAGCTAATCCCAGGTGCAGATCTATGGCCACGCTTCGTTCGTAACGAATCTGAGCGCTTTGAAGCTCGCTTTAGCCTAGTGGAAGTTCAGAAATCTGACTCTGTATTCTTCGACGGCATGGCAGGTTCTCGTATGCCAATCGCAGTGTCTCACGGTGAAGGTCGCGTAGAAGTGCGTGATGCTGACCACCTAGCCGCGATTGAAGCATCAGGTACAGTGGCCGTTCGCTACGTGGACAACCACGGTAACCCAACACAGCAATACCCGAACAACCCGAACGGTTCGCCAAACGCAATCACAGGTCTAACGACTCAAGATGGCCGCGTAACTATCATGATGCCTCACCCAGAGCGTGTATTCCGCACTGTGGCGAACTCATGGTCTCCAGAAGGTTGGGGCGAGAACGGTGCTTGGATGCGTATGTTCCAAAACGCACGTAAGAATGTCGGTTAA
- a CDS encoding DUF3622 domain-containing protein — protein MSNNKKFAIRVTEKRNGWCAEITRQVTSRKTSVSKREAGFETEALAQEWAEKELAGFIQNQAARNERKGEARKVRVEREERLAQEAAEKKARYEEAKRTAAAQAELDDEDDFFDEE, from the coding sequence ATGTCGAACAACAAAAAATTTGCCATTCGTGTGACTGAAAAGCGTAATGGTTGGTGTGCAGAGATCACTCGTCAAGTGACATCACGTAAAACATCTGTGTCTAAGCGTGAAGCTGGCTTTGAAACAGAAGCTTTAGCGCAAGAGTGGGCGGAGAAAGAGCTAGCGGGTTTCATCCAAAACCAAGCGGCCCGTAACGAACGTAAAGGTGAAGCACGTAAAGTTCGTGTTGAGCGTGAAGAGCGTCTAGCGCAAGAAGCCGCTGAAAAGAAGGCACGTTACGAAGAAGCGAAGCGCACAGCGGCAGCGCAAGCTGAATTAGATGATGAAGATGATTTTTTCGACGAAGAGTAA
- a CDS encoding DUF4250 domain-containing protein: protein MNLANFETMDPIMLMSIVNMKLRDDFGGDLDKLATYFDIDKSALETKLASAGFDFLPEAGQFR, encoded by the coding sequence ATGAACTTAGCGAACTTTGAAACGATGGATCCAATCATGCTGATGAGCATCGTCAACATGAAGCTACGAGATGACTTTGGTGGTGATTTAGATAAGCTGGCTACGTATTTTGATATCGATAAGTCAGCACTAGAGACTAAACTCGCTTCCGCAGGTTTTGATTTCCTCCCAGAAGCAGGACAATTTCGCTAA
- a CDS encoding YaeP family protein yields the protein MKIYDCCDLVRELYAQIGSGDQAYVPKAIACSLRALNDIAADISLPQHVRDKAAFAAANLLISDFEDQ from the coding sequence ATGAAAATATATGATTGCTGCGACTTGGTTCGCGAGCTCTATGCGCAAATTGGCAGTGGCGATCAGGCCTATGTGCCTAAAGCGATTGCTTGTTCACTACGCGCGTTAAACGATATTGCAGCGGATATCAGCCTCCCGCAACATGTAAGAGACAAAGCGGCATTTGCAGCAGCGAATCTGCTGATTTCAGATTTCGAGGATCAATAA
- a CDS encoding tellurite resistance TerB family protein, with amino-acid sequence MDLKSLLNQALNSDLVRQGQQKVQQQSSSGALKSLGAGAVGGGLVNLLMGSKKSKKLGKKVGKNALKIGGAAALGALAYTVYNNWQGKQKTTSVQEDFNANDTIHNELIIKAMIAAAKADGHVDAEEMQRIESTLKEAGADAGLQTMLHNELNKPLDPSEIARLAQSPQQASEIYLASLIVVDEQNFMEKAYLQELAKQLQLAPEVTFQLEQQLQD; translated from the coding sequence ATGGATTTAAAAAGTTTATTGAATCAGGCTCTAAACTCAGATCTTGTTCGTCAAGGCCAACAGAAAGTGCAACAGCAATCTAGCTCTGGAGCGCTAAAATCTCTTGGAGCAGGTGCAGTGGGTGGTGGCTTAGTCAACCTACTCATGGGGTCTAAAAAAAGTAAAAAGCTTGGCAAAAAAGTCGGTAAAAATGCACTTAAAATTGGAGGCGCAGCGGCTCTAGGGGCGCTGGCTTATACCGTTTACAATAATTGGCAAGGCAAGCAAAAAACAACCTCAGTACAAGAAGATTTTAATGCCAACGATACTATTCATAACGAGCTCATCATCAAAGCTATGATTGCCGCTGCAAAAGCAGATGGTCATGTCGACGCAGAAGAAATGCAGCGCATAGAGTCCACACTGAAAGAAGCTGGTGCGGATGCTGGGTTACAAACCATGCTCCACAATGAGCTAAACAAACCTCTCGATCCAAGCGAAATTGCTCGACTCGCTCAGTCACCACAACAAGCTTCAGAGATTTATCTCGCGTCTCTAATTGTTGTCGATGAACAGAATTTCATGGAGAAAGCCTATTTGCAGGAGCTAGCCAAACAGTTACAACTGGCGCCGGAGGTAACTTTCCAGCTTGAGCAACAACTGCAAGACTAA
- the purN gene encoding phosphoribosylglycinamide formyltransferase, which yields MKSIVVLVSGNGSNLQAIIDACETKISTGRVTAVFSNKATAYGLERAKKAGAAAHFLDPKSFDTRDAFDHELMKQIDEYKPDVIVLAGYMRILSGEFVRHYRGRMINIHPSLLPKYPGLNTYQRAIHAGDEEHGTSVHFVTEQLDGGPVILQAKVPIFDEDTVETLTERVQTQEHKIYPLVVQWLVEERLIMKDEKEAYLDGKLLGIHGYAEE from the coding sequence ATGAAGAGTATTGTTGTTTTAGTTTCAGGAAATGGTTCGAACTTACAGGCGATTATTGATGCTTGTGAAACCAAGATCAGTACTGGCCGAGTGACCGCTGTTTTTTCAAACAAAGCAACAGCTTATGGCTTGGAGCGAGCTAAGAAAGCAGGCGCAGCAGCCCACTTTTTGGATCCAAAATCATTCGATACCCGCGACGCGTTTGATCATGAATTGATGAAGCAAATTGATGAATACAAGCCAGATGTCATTGTTCTCGCAGGGTACATGCGCATCTTAAGTGGTGAATTCGTTCGCCACTATAGAGGCCGAATGATCAATATCCACCCTTCTCTACTACCGAAATACCCAGGTCTGAACACCTACCAGCGAGCCATTCATGCTGGTGATGAAGAGCATGGGACAAGCGTTCATTTTGTCACTGAACAACTGGATGGTGGCCCGGTGATCCTACAGGCTAAAGTGCCCATCTTTGATGAAGACACGGTTGAAACACTTACAGAACGAGTACAAACTCAGGAACATAAGATTTATCCTCTGGTCGTGCAATGGCTGGTTGAGGAACGCTTGATCATGAAAGACGAAAAAGAAGCTTACCTTGATGGTAAGTTACTTGGAATTCATGGGTACGCTGAAGAATAG
- the purM gene encoding phosphoribosylformylglycinamidine cyclo-ligase, producing MSADNTSLSYKDAGVDIDAGNALVDRIKGAVKRTRRPEVMGGIGGFGALCELPTKYKQPVLVSGTDGVGTKLRLALDMKKHDTIGIDLVAMCVNDLIVQGAEPLFFLDYYATGKLDVDTAADVVSGIADGCVQAGCALIGGETAEMPGMYEGEDYDVAGFCVGVVEKENVIDGSKVAAGDALIAVGSSGPHSNGYSLIRKILEVSGADKNEELAGRTIGEHLLEPTKIYIKSALKMIEAHDIHAISHITGGGFWENIPRVLPEGTKAVIDGNSWEWPVIFNWLQEKGNVTTHEMYRTFNCGVGLVIALPKEQANAAVALLEAEGEKAWVIGEIADASADEEQVEIK from the coding sequence GTGAGTGCTGATAACACTTCTCTTAGCTATAAAGACGCTGGCGTAGATATCGATGCAGGTAACGCACTTGTTGATCGCATCAAAGGTGCCGTTAAACGTACTCGCCGCCCTGAAGTAATGGGTGGTATTGGTGGTTTTGGTGCCTTGTGTGAGCTACCAACCAAATATAAGCAGCCGGTACTGGTCTCAGGTACTGACGGGGTTGGAACCAAACTTCGTCTTGCTTTGGATATGAAAAAACACGACACCATAGGCATCGACCTTGTCGCTATGTGCGTAAATGACTTGATTGTGCAAGGTGCTGAGCCACTGTTTTTCCTCGATTACTACGCGACAGGCAAACTGGATGTTGATACTGCGGCAGACGTTGTTTCCGGTATCGCTGACGGCTGTGTACAAGCCGGTTGTGCGCTTATTGGTGGTGAAACTGCTGAAATGCCTGGCATGTACGAAGGGGAAGACTACGATGTAGCGGGCTTCTGTGTTGGCGTCGTAGAAAAAGAAAATGTTATCGACGGCAGCAAAGTCGCGGCAGGCGATGCGCTTATCGCGGTAGGTTCAAGTGGTCCTCACTCAAACGGTTATTCACTCATTCGTAAGATTCTCGAAGTATCGGGCGCAGATAAGAATGAAGAGCTAGCAGGCCGTACTATCGGCGAACATCTGCTGGAACCAACAAAGATTTACATCAAATCGGCGCTAAAAATGATTGAAGCGCACGACATTCATGCAATTTCTCACATTACTGGCGGTGGTTTCTGGGAAAATATTCCTCGCGTACTGCCTGAAGGCACCAAAGCTGTTATCGATGGCAATAGCTGGGAATGGCCTGTGATTTTCAACTGGCTGCAAGAAAAAGGCAATGTGACCACTCACGAAATGTACCGCACATTCAACTGTGGTGTTGGTCTAGTTATTGCGCTGCCAAAAGAACAAGCAAACGCGGCAGTGGCGTTGCTTGAAGCAGAAGGTGAGAAGGCATGGGTTATTGGTGAAATCGCTGATGCCAGTGCTGATGAAGAACAAGTAGAGATCAAATAA
- the upp gene encoding uracil phosphoribosyltransferase, protein MKVVEVKHPLVKHKLGLMREGEISTKRFRELATEVGSLLTYEATADFETEKVTIEGWNGPVEVDQIKGKKVTVVPILRAGLGMMDGVLEHMPSARISVVGIYRDEETLEPVPYFNKLTSNIDERIALVVDPMLATGGSMIATIDLLKEQGCKAIKVLVLVAAPEGIEALEKAHPDVELFTAAIDEKLNDKGYIVPGLGDAGDKIFGTV, encoded by the coding sequence ATGAAAGTTGTTGAAGTAAAACACCCTCTTGTTAAACACAAACTGGGTCTAATGAGAGAAGGTGAGATCAGCACTAAGCGCTTTCGTGAGCTAGCAACTGAAGTCGGTAGCCTACTGACTTACGAAGCAACTGCAGACTTTGAAACAGAGAAAGTAACCATTGAAGGTTGGAATGGGCCGGTAGAAGTAGACCAGATTAAAGGTAAGAAAGTGACGGTTGTACCTATCTTACGTGCTGGTCTTGGCATGATGGATGGCGTGCTTGAACATATGCCAAGTGCGCGTATCAGTGTTGTTGGCATCTACCGCGATGAAGAAACACTAGAGCCAGTACCATACTTTAATAAGCTAACATCTAATATTGATGAGCGTATTGCGCTGGTTGTAGACCCAATGCTTGCCACGGGCGGTTCAATGATCGCTACGATCGACCTGCTAAAAGAGCAAGGCTGTAAAGCGATTAAGGTCTTAGTTCTAGTTGCAGCGCCAGAAGGTATTGAAGCGCTAGAGAAAGCTCACCCAGATGTTGAACTGTTTACTGCCGCCATTGATGAAAAACTAAATGACAAAGGTTACATCGTTCCTGGTCTTGGTGATGCAGGCGATAAGATCTTCGGTACGGTATAA
- the rluF gene encoding 23S rRNA pseudouridine(2604) synthase RluF, with translation MSQDAKRLNKFISETGFCSRREADRLIEQGRVTINGKIPEMGTKVLSGDDVRVDDKPISAATDKPIYIALNKPTGITCTTERDIPGNIVDFIGHKKRIFPIGRLDKPSDGLIFLTNDGDIVNKILRAGNNHEKEYVVRVDKPITEQFIKKMSSGVDILDTRTLPCKVTKETKFSFRIVLTQGLNRQIRRMCEALGYEVFKLRRVRIMNITLDGIPNGQWRYLSDDEIREILAMCESSSGTEDASKVDARGHNIRKATDAKLFDSREENQESKARRNQKQRTFKGKNAEEFRHAPNSKKGRGGKSDSKSKPSTNKGKSVYKPKSDKPAQRPSDKPRTGGTLSLKK, from the coding sequence ATGTCACAAGATGCCAAACGCCTAAACAAATTCATTAGTGAGACCGGTTTTTGCTCACGCCGAGAAGCTGATCGCCTAATCGAACAAGGTCGTGTCACGATTAATGGCAAAATCCCTGAAATGGGGACTAAAGTTCTATCGGGCGACGATGTTCGTGTCGATGACAAGCCAATCAGCGCCGCCACAGACAAGCCTATTTATATCGCTTTGAATAAGCCGACTGGTATCACCTGTACCACTGAACGTGATATTCCCGGCAACATTGTTGATTTCATTGGCCACAAGAAGCGTATCTTTCCTATCGGTCGTCTAGACAAACCATCTGATGGCTTGATCTTTCTGACCAATGACGGTGATATCGTCAATAAGATCCTCCGTGCCGGCAATAATCACGAAAAAGAGTATGTTGTTCGTGTCGATAAACCGATTACCGAACAGTTCATCAAAAAAATGAGCTCAGGTGTCGATATTCTCGATACCAGGACGTTGCCATGTAAGGTCACTAAAGAGACTAAATTCTCTTTTCGTATTGTCCTCACACAAGGCCTTAATCGCCAAATCCGTCGTATGTGTGAAGCACTGGGTTATGAGGTTTTCAAACTTCGCCGAGTTCGTATCATGAATATCACCCTCGATGGAATCCCAAATGGCCAGTGGCGCTACCTCAGCGATGACGAGATCAGAGAAATTCTCGCAATGTGTGAGTCATCGAGTGGAACGGAAGACGCTTCAAAAGTAGATGCACGCGGTCATAACATTCGCAAAGCGACTGACGCCAAGCTATTTGACAGTCGTGAAGAGAATCAGGAATCGAAAGCAAGGCGCAATCAAAAACAGCGCACATTCAAAGGCAAAAATGCCGAAGAATTTCGCCATGCCCCTAATTCGAAAAAAGGGCGGGGAGGAAAATCAGATTCCAAATCTAAGCCAAGCACCAACAAAGGCAAAAGCGTCTACAAACCAAAGTCAGATAAACCCGCTCAGCGACCATCTGACAAGCCTCGCACTGGCGGCACATTAAGTTTAAAGAAATAA